AGGTAAATACTCTTTTCCTTCATACTGCTTCATTAGGTGTCCTATTTTGGTAAGAAGATCTGTACAAGCAGCCTTTAATTTAGGTTTCAGACAATCTATCTTAATTATTCTTATTACGTGAGCAAACAGAGTTTGTATATCCTTGTTGGGTTCTACTGCTCGCACTTCTTCATTAACTTTAGTCTCAAACATATCATCaacatttgttttgattttagaATTATTTGATGAAGAAGTTTTAACTGATTCCTTTATTATTTTCTTGGGATGTACTGGGGGAATTAAATCTTTATTACCTTCCACTTTCTCCACAGCTGGAGTGGTTGTCCGGTGTTCTGAAACCCTGGTCGTACTGGTCTCTTCAGTGTAATTGGTCTGTTCGGTAGATTTCTTGTATGCATCCTCTAGTAGTTTAATAATTTCAAGTTGAGTGAGCTTAGCGTTGGGTTGTGTTGCAGAATTTTGCTCGACTTCATTCTGCACAGCTTTATCCAGGAACTGACCTAGTGGTTTGTGCCAAGAcccatctgaaacattaactttatatGCTTCATTATTACCCACATCGATAACCTCAGCTTCCTGCATAGTCCTACTGAAATGTCCAGGATCAAGTGCTTTCCTTAGCAGTGGGTTTTGCTCAACCTTGGTTTTTTTTGAATAACTATCATCTGATCTATTTCCTACTTCCACAATGGCTTGAGTTAGCATGTCACTTTCTGGAGAACTACTGGGTATTTCAAATATAGAAATGATCTCTTCTGGGGGTTTCACTACAGTGTGTGGATTTTCAGGTCTTTGAGTGGAAATATTCAGTTTCACAATATCTGGGTGAAGGTCATCAATCTCAAATGTTGTTTTTGATTTATCTGTAGTTGTTTCTTTGAATGTAAAAATTGTAGTTGACTTCACTTCCTGCTTGATACTGTCTATTTGATCTTCGAGTTGGCCCCGCCTAACTCTCTTTATAACCTTGTGCCTTTTGTGCTTTGCATTTTTATCAAACTTCGAAGCACTTGTGGTCAGAGGAGGCCCACGACTAAGATGTTCTGGTGGTCGATGGTTTAGCTGATGCAGTGGAATAttatcagaattgaatgcattcAAAGAACTACGTCTGTCAGTTCTCCCTTCATTAATGTTCCACTGAAGATGGTTTGCTCTGCCAAGGTGTGAACTAAATCTGTTATCTCTAGCAAAGGATGGTCTTTGCCTAAGTTTACTTCTGGCTGTGTTGGGATCAGCCAAACGTGGATCTAAATGATTTCCAACATACATGTTCTTTTCACTTTCTTCTATTTGATGAAGTAAACCTAATTTAGAAGATCTTGATAATTTATTTTCACGGGCTAATTTTTTACTGGGTTCAACTTTCTGATTAAAGAATGATTCCAATATTCTGTGATTTCTTAGGGACATTTGAGATCTTAGCACAGTTCCATTGATCATCAGAAAAGTTTCACTTACATCTGTAATACAAATAGAAGTGAAATTAGAAATATCAAACATTTCTGTTTTCCTGTTCTATTTTGATACATTCACCTGATTTAAATGATAAAAATCACTTTATACGATTGAATTAAGAAAGAAATAAGCTAGAATGGCAATCTTCATGCTGTTTATTCTAAAATCAAGTTTATTAACTCACAGTATTCAATAGTGAGTAAAGGTAACTGCACCTACTCCACAATAATGTTCAATACTGAAGCCCTCCAGGATGTGTCTACAGCCCCCTCcttaactccctgtacacccacgactgtgttgccaaattctgaaTGAACGCCATATGTAAGTTCGCTGATGTTACCACTTTAGTAGGACAGATATCTAACAATAATATGCCAAAACGCAGAAGGGAGGTAGGTGATTAgtgtcatggtgcaatgagaaaaaactctctctcaatgttggcaaaactaaagaactaatTATTGACTTTACTCAGAAAGGAGGAGAGCACGCGCCCCTATACATCAATGGAAAAGAGGTTGAGATtgttgagagcatcaagttcctcagagtgacgataactgacaactTGTGCTGGTATGTTATGTAGTTGCAACTGTCAAGGTGACACAACAATATCTCTTCTTCATCagacagctcaggaaatttggcatgtccatacaGACccttgggaaaaagtgaggactgcagatgatggagatcagagctaaaaaaatgtgttgctggaaaagcgcagcagttcaggcagcatccaaggagcaggagaatcgacatttcgggcataagcctgaagaagggctcatgcccgaaacatcgattctcctgctccttggatgctgcctgatctgttgcgcttttccagcaacacatttttcagctcatacaGACCCTCATCAATTTCTACAGATGCACAACTGAAAGCCTACTGGCGGGGTGCATAACGGCTTGGTATggctactgctctgcccaggatcgCAGGGAACAACAGATGGCgtgcacagcccaggccatcacaggagccaaccttccatccatggacacCATTTACATGGCTTACtgtcgcagaaaggctgctaacatcatcaaagacctttGCACCTAGATAATGATCTCTTACAACCTCTTCTATCGGGCAGAAGACacagaagtctgaacacatgCGCCAGTAGGTTCAGGGACAACACGTTTGACTACTGAGTGGACTCTTTAACCTCAAAAAATGCTGGTCTTGCTAATGTTCATCTCTCTTGTATGCCGTGTGCAATGTTATCTGCATGCCTCTGTCTAAATCTTTTGTTCtatacttagaatcatagagatgtacagcaaggaaacagacaattcagcccaacttgtccatgccgactagatatcctcaTCTAATCtcgacccatttgccagcacttggcccatatccccctaaacacttcattttcatgtacccatccagatgccttttaaatgctgtaattgtaccagccgctaacacttcctctggtagctcattccttacatgcaccaccATATGCATGAAAAAcgtgccccttagatctcttttaaatttttcccctctcaccctaaacctatgctctctatttctggactcccccacctcaagaaaatattttgtctatttatcctatccatgctcctcatgatttgataaagctcaagaaggtcacccctcagcctctgatgctccagggaaaaaagccccagtctattcagcctctccctataactcaaatcccccaacctggcaacatccttgtaaatctttcctgaaccattTCAgatttcacaccatccttctgataggagggagaccagaattgcacacaatattccaaaagtggcctaaccaatgtactgtacggctgcaacatgacgtcccaactcctatactcaatgctctgaccaaaaatggaaagcataccaaatgccttcttcactatcctacccacttacgactccactttcaaggaactaagaacttgcattccaaggcctctttgtttagcaacacatCCTTGCCTACTATGATCTGCTCatactgctcgtaaacaaagcttttcattgttcTTTGGTATAAgtcacaataaataaatcaatcagtTCTTGTTTGTAAAATTCTATGAAGCTACAGTTTGAGACCACAGGCTCGGAAAATCTGGTCTGATGTATGCAGAAACAACCCTGCAGTTCTTTGTGCAGGTTTtaattgattagattacctaaagtgaggaaacaggcccttcagcccaacaactctacaccgaccctccaaatagtaacccacccagactaatgcacctaacactattggtaatttagcaagaccaattcacctgacctgcatatctttggattgtgggaggaaaccggggcacctggagcaaagcccatgcagacacggggagaatgtgctaactccacacagtccaccgaggctggaatcgaacctgggtccctggcgctgtaaggcagcagtgctaatcactgtaccaccatgctgccccactgtgccaccctgtgcCAAAATATAAAATTTCTTAATGCTCCTTTAAGTGTGTATTGAAGTCTCCTTTTTTCACCATAGTATTTGCTCCCACAACAAGTTAAGCCAAAGTAAAGCACTCTGTGCATAGAAGTTCAATTTAAATTATGTATGGACCTTCTTTCTCTCAACTTAAACTGGTGTAAGCTGATTTTATGACAATCAGAGAAATAACAACAGGATTTGAATTTTATATTCCACTAAGAATTCTGAATATTTGCAATTCTTCCACATATTCTTCCACCTAACCTCATAGTTCAAATGCATCAACTCAgtattgttttcctttctcttcaaTGCTAGTTTATCACTTCAGTCACATTGTGACAAAACACTTTCCGTGACCATATTTATcacagatattttattgaatttgcattGAAAATAGAAAGCTTTATTTGCCATGCCAGTTCTACATATTACAGAATAACCATTTTGCCTAGGAATTTCTGACCTCTAACATTGATGGCAAACAAGTTATAGGCAGTGCACATAAAATTTCACACTCAGGAACCTGCCTACCTTCTTCAATTGGATGGTGAATGCGAAAGGGACTTCTTATTTGGTTGCAGCTTGGAAATTTTCCCAGGACCTAGAAATGGTTCTGACAAAACACAAAATTTCCAAGATTGGAAAATTCCACCCTGATGGCTCCGATTTCTTCACACTACATTCCAGGGAAACAGTGCCTGAGGAGTATGAATGGAAATACACCCACTGACAAGAAGTGTGTCCAGGAGTGTTGGTCAGCACTCTGAAACAAGTGCACAGTGCACCATAGAAACGGAAATAGTTTATCACTACCTACTCTATCCAACCTGCTTATGGTTTTGAAAACTTCTCATTGATCTTctcttatccttcttcactcAAGGATAACAGTtttaacttcttcaatctatcctcatccctgtttttcatttttttcaaattgcTTCTGTACTGTCACCAATATATTCATATCCATTCTATAACAAAGCATCCAAGACTATTCATAATACTCCAGCTAATAAGATGTCTAATAAGGGGTTTATTCAACTTAACCTTCTTGTTCTTGCGCTCTGTGCCCCATTAATAAAGCCCAGGATACCGTATGCTTTACTTACTGCTCCCTACACAGCTTGCCAtgttcaatgatctgtgcacatatatacCCTGGTACCTTTGCTGCTCCTCCCCCTTGAGAATTGTACCCCATATTTTATATTCTCTTTCaatatttttcctaccaaaatgtatcagtaacatttttctgcattgaaaTTTAGTGCCACATAACTGCCCTCTTCACCAAATTGTCCCATGTCTTTTTGTTGTTTTGTACTGTCCTCCTCATGATTAAAAATCCCTCAaagtttcatgtcatctgcaaactttgaaatcatCCCCTGCACACCAACATCTGGATCATTAATTAAGagatatcaggaaaagcaaggttGCAGTACTAACCCCTTgggaactccactacaaaccttcATCCGTCATTAAGGATATTTATTGACTGTTACTCtcgaataaaagcaaaatgctgcaaatgctggaaatctgaagcaaacataagagaatgctggcaaaactcagcagacctggcagcatctgttgagaaatggagttaacatttcgaatctGGAGTGATCCTTCTCGAACATTATTTGATCACCACTCTCTGTTACTTGTCACTCATGAtgtggagatactggtgttgcaaatgtgttgctggtcaaagcacagcaggttgggcagcatctcaggaatagagaattcgacgtttcgagcataagcccttcatcaggaattgtattcctgatgaagggcttatgctcgaaacgtcgaattctctattcctgagatgctgcccaacctgctgtgctttgaccagcaacacatttgcagctgtgatctccagcatctgcagacctcattttttactcgaagatactggtgttggactggggtggacaaattcaaAAATCACAAACCCCGGATTAtaatccaagaggtttatttgaaatctcaagcttttggagccccactccttcttcaggtagctcgtgagagagaatacatcagacacagaatttataagtaagagatcaaagggtcatacaactgatgcgaaagcattgaacaaacctagttgGCTGTCAAGTCTATAATCAGTCAGAATGGAAATGCaggtttgattgattaatatgtaaatcccagaatttctttcagatCACTGCCCCGAGATAATGTAAGGTTTTATTAGCATAAAAGAGGTGGCATCTCAATTCTGACAATGAATTTTAGGTGTGAGGCCTTGTTTTGAATGTGTTTGTGTCCTAACCTGGAGTCagattggttttatttccaaagtaggaattttataaaatgccacactgactgtctacagattgtgtgcttttttgaacaaaataaagtgTATCTTCAAATATAAacttgcaaatgcaaattcaccacaCCAACTTGTatttgtgtgcacatgtgtgtgtgtgtgtgagagagagctccGTGTGcttgagagaatgtgtgtgcatgtgatagAGTATATGTGTGTAATAGAGTGTGCAAATGTGagggagtatatgcctgtgagagatTGTgcgtgagagggagtgtgtgtatgagagagggtctgtgtgagtgtatgtgagcgTACAGAATGGTGGCATCACCggtgaacccaagatcctggttgaggctgTCCTCACAGGTACCAAAATTGGTTATCAGCCTTTGCTCGGCGACTCTGCATTGTTGAGTATCTTGAAGTCCGCCTTCGAGGACGTTTACCCAAAGATTCAAGACCAAATGTCCTTGACTCTTGAAGTGTTCCCCAGCGGGGAAGGAGCATTCCTGTCTGACGATTGTTGCGTGGTGTTCATTCATCCATTGTTATAGTGTCTAAATGGTttcaccaatataccatgcctacGGACATCTTTGCCTGCAGCTTATGAGATATATAACGTtagccgagtcacatgagtatctgctgtGCACGTGGTTGGTGGTGTTGCCATGTATAACGGTAGTATCCTTTCCGAtgctctgacatgtcttgcagtggttgccatgacagggttgtatggtgttctagtcgatgttgtcctgaaggctgtgaggtttgctgtgaacaatggtgtATTTAAGGTTGGCGGTTGTTTGAAagctgattaaagacttaacagccatctCGGTTCATTCAATAgatttgcatcagttgtatgaccctttgagcttgtacttataaattctgtgtccgatgTATTCTGTCTCACTAGCTAACTGAAGAAGGAGCAGACTTCAAAGGCttgtagtttcaaataaacctagtcgactataacctggtgttgcatgatttttgaCTTATcacagtcaattttgtatccacattgcTCCTTTTGTTTTATCGCATATAACTTTCCTTCCAAGTGTGGCATTGCATCTAACCCCTTCTAAAGCctatgtaaacc
Above is a window of Hemiscyllium ocellatum isolate sHemOce1 chromosome 32, sHemOce1.pat.X.cur, whole genome shotgun sequence DNA encoding:
- the LOC132830935 gene encoding uncharacterized protein LOC132830935, producing MMYPAFMAVPNIVQLDVPDAVRCCLCYVARTVEILFNTVKIECSDPCAAKDSSCDVSETFLMINGTVLRSQMSLRNHRILESFFNQKVEPSKKLARENKLSRSSKLGLLHQIEESEKNMYVGNHLDPRLADPNTARSKLRQRPSFARDNRFSSHLGRANHLQWNINEGRTDRRSSLNAFNSDNIPLHQLNHRPPEHLSRGPPLTTSASKFDKNAKHKRHKVIKRVRRGQLEDQIDSIKQEVKSTTIFTFKETTTDKSKTTFEIDDLHPDIVKLNISTQRPENPHTVVKPPEEIISIFEIPSSSPESDMLTQAIVEVGNRSDDSYSKKTKVEQNPLLRKALDPGHFSRTMQEAEVIDVGNNEAYKVNVSDGSWHKPLGQFLDKAVQNEVEQNSATQPNAKLTQLEIIKLLEDAYKKSTEQTNYTEETSTTRVSEHRTTTPAVEKVEDDKEEAGGKETDVFPPPITRPRPRPHPHPHPHKGHETGTYVPNYAEMLNTEPPKKQMSLSAVEYGHKLLLAIAVTVVVMIIIAVVCLIEICSQRSESKTPNASGEAGCKKPYKSPLKKMTERITGKSSTKDAQKAPLLDEDIELPKPLWLQDLYQPLDSVRKKSMGHGSHYKDSSEEEEVFSRANVSGRSDARNP